The following are encoded together in the Echinicola jeungdonensis genome:
- a CDS encoding sialate O-acetylesterase, whose translation MKKQCSIWHFLLAAILFISASQISFAEVKLPNLLTDGAVLQRDKPMVIWGWANSNEKIEVNFEGVTKVTHAKPNGDWVVTFSSMKAGGPYVLEVEGEKESLTVNNLWIGDVWICSGQSNMELTMERVAPMFPDEFERSPNPQIRYFDVPDHYDFQKEAKDTKGGNWIEAGPEHLKEFSAVAYFFAKHLHEKYKIPIGLVNSSVGGSPIQSWIRKQELKSFPEDYQEAEKFSDPNVIEEIQENDRAKRDAWQRELLEKDRGLTNSNKPYFDPSISTEGWEKMNKVDLLPRSQDKLPNGVYWLRKEIDISSVKSEDSSKLLLGRLIDSDRVYFNGELVGSTSYQYPPRRYEVPKELIKEGKNTLVIRLVSERGRPGFVTDKPYQIKVGDKTYNLSTDWKYIQTAEMSSMPGQTFIRWKPLGLYQGMIAPLQRIPAKGIIWYQGESNAGNPGIYCDQMKALIEGWRSAWEQPDMPFIFAQLPNFMQPVDQPVQEGWAGLREAQRQALEVPNTGMAVTIDAGEANDIHPLDKETVGIRLAMEAMKVAYGEKGDLSSPMIKKAVTHKSKIKLAFEQVGKGLKAEDGEELGGFAVADKEGDFHRAKAKIKGNKVILESPVTSPTTVRYAWANNPVWANLYGKNGLPASPFEIKVSQ comes from the coding sequence ATGAAAAAGCAATGCTCAATATGGCATTTCTTATTGGCCGCAATTCTTTTTATTTCAGCTTCGCAAATTTCATTTGCGGAGGTTAAGCTCCCCAACCTATTGACTGATGGGGCTGTTTTGCAGCGGGACAAACCAATGGTGATTTGGGGTTGGGCTAATTCTAATGAAAAAATTGAGGTGAATTTTGAAGGGGTCACTAAGGTTACCCATGCCAAACCAAATGGAGATTGGGTGGTGACATTTTCATCCATGAAAGCAGGAGGTCCATATGTTCTTGAGGTAGAGGGAGAGAAAGAAAGCCTGACCGTTAATAATTTGTGGATAGGGGATGTTTGGATTTGTTCGGGGCAATCCAATATGGAGTTAACCATGGAGCGGGTTGCGCCTATGTTTCCTGATGAATTTGAACGTTCTCCGAATCCTCAAATTCGCTATTTTGATGTACCGGATCATTATGATTTCCAAAAGGAAGCTAAGGACACTAAAGGGGGAAATTGGATAGAAGCGGGACCGGAACATCTTAAGGAGTTTTCTGCTGTCGCTTATTTTTTTGCAAAGCATCTCCATGAAAAATATAAAATACCAATAGGTCTGGTCAACTCAAGTGTGGGAGGGTCTCCAATTCAATCCTGGATTAGAAAACAAGAGCTTAAAAGTTTTCCCGAAGACTATCAAGAGGCTGAAAAGTTTAGTGACCCTAATGTGATTGAGGAAATTCAAGAAAATGATAGGGCAAAAAGGGATGCCTGGCAAAGGGAGCTATTGGAAAAAGACAGGGGACTCACAAACTCAAATAAACCTTATTTTGATCCCTCCATTTCTACTGAGGGATGGGAGAAAATGAATAAGGTGGATCTTTTGCCACGCTCCCAAGATAAACTTCCCAATGGAGTATATTGGCTCCGGAAAGAAATTGATATTTCATCTGTAAAATCAGAGGATTCTTCCAAATTATTGTTAGGAAGATTAATCGATAGCGACCGGGTTTACTTTAATGGAGAGTTGGTAGGAAGTACCTCCTATCAATATCCTCCAAGGCGATATGAGGTGCCAAAAGAACTTATTAAAGAAGGTAAAAATACGCTCGTAATCCGTTTGGTCAGTGAACGGGGAAGGCCAGGGTTTGTAACTGATAAACCTTATCAAATTAAGGTAGGAGACAAGACATATAATTTAAGTACTGACTGGAAGTATATTCAGACAGCAGAAATGTCATCCATGCCAGGGCAGACCTTTATCCGTTGGAAGCCACTAGGCTTGTACCAAGGGATGATAGCTCCTTTACAGCGTATTCCAGCAAAGGGGATAATTTGGTATCAAGGGGAGTCAAATGCAGGAAATCCTGGCATTTATTGCGATCAGATGAAAGCTTTAATTGAAGGATGGAGAAGCGCATGGGAACAACCTGATATGCCTTTTATTTTCGCTCAACTCCCAAATTTTATGCAACCTGTAGATCAACCCGTCCAGGAAGGCTGGGCAGGTTTGAGAGAAGCCCAACGTCAAGCATTGGAAGTACCCAATACTGGTATGGCAGTGACCATTGATGCGGGAGAAGCAAATGATATCCACCCGCTAGACAAAGAAACTGTGGGAATCAGATTAGCCATGGAAGCCATGAAAGTTGCTTATGGGGAGAAAGGTGATCTATCGAGTCCCATGATAAAAAAGGCAGTGACCCATAAGAGTAAAATTAAACTGGCCTTCGAACAGGTCGGTAAGGGATTGAAAGCAGAGGATGGTGAGGAATTGGGAGGATTTGCTGTGGCAGACAAGGAGGGTGATTTTCATAGGGCCAAGGCTAAAATCAAAGGTAATAAGGTGATACTAGAGTCTCCTGTGACTTCTCCAACAACTGTTCGATACGCCTGGGCTAATAATCCGGTTTGGGCTAATTTATATGGGAAGAATGGTTTGCCAGCATCACCCTTTGAGATAAAAGTTTCCCAATAG
- a CDS encoding glycoside hydrolase family 43 protein — translation MKNFLNFTFLLTLILSCSPKTKGNEQSAQQKSVSDHSMSAYLMVYFKDNDHSLHMALSDDGYSFTDINQGKAVIAGDTIAEQKGIRDPHIYRGPDGTFYLAMTDLHIFAKREGIRETEWQRPGEIYGWGNNRGFVLMKSNDLINWSTAQIRIDKTFEGYDEIGCAWAPETIYDEEEGKLMLYYTMRRKNGLNKMYYSYVNDEFNKLLTAPQLIFQYPKEVSYIDADITKVGGQYHMFYTPHDGMPGIKQAVSDQINQNYKYDSTWYDSEPEASEAPNVWKRIGKEKWVLMYDIYGIQPHNFGFRETTDFKNFDDLGHFNEGAMKATNFSSPKHGTVIHLTANEANKLAEHWDLDMEFE, via the coding sequence ATGAAAAACTTTTTGAATTTCACCTTCCTATTAACCCTAATTTTAAGTTGTAGCCCAAAAACCAAGGGCAATGAGCAATCAGCTCAACAAAAAAGTGTGAGTGATCATTCTATGAGCGCCTATTTGATGGTTTATTTCAAGGATAATGATCATAGCCTGCACATGGCTTTAAGCGACGATGGATATAGCTTTACCGATATCAACCAAGGCAAAGCTGTGATTGCCGGGGATACCATTGCCGAACAAAAAGGCATCCGTGACCCCCACATTTACAGAGGCCCTGATGGCACTTTTTATTTGGCCATGACTGACCTTCATATTTTTGCCAAAAGAGAGGGAATCCGGGAAACAGAGTGGCAGCGACCTGGAGAGATTTATGGATGGGGAAATAATCGTGGTTTTGTATTAATGAAATCCAATGATCTGATCAACTGGTCAACAGCTCAAATAAGAATTGATAAGACTTTTGAGGGCTATGATGAAATTGGCTGTGCCTGGGCACCGGAAACCATCTATGATGAAGAGGAAGGTAAATTGATGCTTTATTATACCATGCGAAGAAAAAATGGCTTGAATAAAATGTATTATTCTTATGTGAATGATGAATTCAATAAACTTTTGACAGCACCCCAACTGATTTTCCAGTATCCCAAAGAGGTATCCTATATTGATGCGGACATTACCAAGGTTGGGGGTCAATACCATATGTTTTACACCCCGCATGATGGAATGCCGGGAATCAAACAAGCCGTTTCTGATCAGATAAACCAAAATTATAAATATGATTCCACTTGGTATGATTCTGAGCCTGAAGCAAGTGAGGCACCCAATGTATGGAAACGGATCGGTAAAGAAAAGTGGGTTTTGATGTATGATATTTATGGTATACAGCCACATAATTTTGGATTTAGGGAAACAACCGATTTCAAAAACTTTGACGACCTTGGCCACTTTAATGAAGGGGCAATGAAAGCCACCAACTTCTCCTCTCCTAAACATGGGACAGTAATCCACTTAACGGCCAATGAAGCTAACAAATTAGCTGAACACTGGGATTTGGATATGGAGTTTGAGTAA
- a CDS encoding glycosyl hydrolase 115 family protein, translating to MLLAIYQNTKNVFFALFILVLLTSSTFAGQEGDMVSSESGLNRFPIVTHSAITPILVEKEEEKGVLIAAENFLDDIKSVTDKSPKLVESNEVSQSKQLLIIGTIGKSKLIDQLIEEGKLNVSGMAGKWENYLIETIDDPIEGVEQALVIVGSDKRGTIFGIYEMSRQIGVSPWNWWADVPVEKKGELYFKNGRYHSGTPAIQYRGIFINDEAPALSGWAQEKFGGFNHKFYEKVYELILRLKANYLWPAMWGRSLYEDDPLNPVVADQYGVVIGTSHHEPLMRAHADWSRHGKGEWDYSKNKENLQQFWREGIERMGSKESLVTIGMRGDGDEPMSEESNIELLEQIVNDQREIIAEVTGKPTKKTPQVWALYKEVQEYYDKGMRVPDDVTLLLCDDNWGNVRKLPKLGEKQHSGGYGMYYHFDYVGGPRNYKWINTNHIPRIWEQMNLTYRHGVDKIWIVNVGDIKPMELPISFFLDFAWNPDNWPAERLHDYVVDWAAQQFGSAFKVEIAGLLDSYTKFNARRKPELVDEESFSLTHYNEFDRLVKEYKDLAVKAQGIYKKINPKYKSAYYQLVLFPILASSNLYEMYYAAAKNKLFAFQGRASTNPEAQNVKTHFEKDAGLTHYYNTQLEDGKWNHMMDQVHIGYTSWNDPSKDIMPEVKEINLPTKGAMGVALESGAFYPDDKSLKTRTFTPFDKENGSLTLYNQGKKPIDYKISKKPEWLKLSASSGQIEKEVKLGMDIDWSKVSIGNQEGRLIVKSGKDKAEVIIPVNKFTVPDEFEGFVEAGGYVSIEADHFTGQQTVAPVRWEVIPGLGKTGSSVTGFPVRSPDGASKDLANYLSYNTYFTTPGEHTLQINLAPTLNFHNSEEGLRFGISVDDHAPEILSMHKGRHSGEWNKWVGDAVNITTCKIKIDEPGAHEIKLWLVDSGVVVQKLVVDTGGLEKSYLGPAESTFKVKSLK from the coding sequence ATGTTATTAGCAATTTACCAAAATACCAAAAACGTCTTTTTTGCTCTTTTCATTTTGGTCTTATTAACCTCTTCCACCTTCGCCGGCCAGGAAGGGGATATGGTAAGTTCAGAAAGTGGATTGAATAGATTTCCAATTGTCACCCATAGTGCAATAACACCTATTCTTGTGGAAAAGGAAGAAGAGAAAGGAGTGTTAATTGCAGCCGAAAATTTTTTAGATGATATAAAATCGGTTACCGACAAGTCTCCCAAACTAGTTGAAAGTAATGAAGTCTCCCAATCCAAACAGCTTTTAATTATAGGAACCATAGGTAAGAGCAAACTTATTGACCAACTGATCGAGGAAGGTAAGCTAAATGTATCTGGTATGGCAGGCAAATGGGAAAATTACCTAATAGAAACCATCGACGATCCAATAGAAGGAGTAGAACAAGCTTTAGTCATTGTGGGAAGTGATAAGCGGGGTACTATTTTTGGAATTTACGAAATGTCCCGACAGATCGGGGTGAGTCCCTGGAATTGGTGGGCGGATGTCCCTGTGGAGAAAAAAGGGGAACTATACTTTAAAAATGGTAGGTATCATTCCGGAACCCCTGCCATTCAATATAGAGGGATTTTTATTAATGATGAGGCACCTGCACTTAGTGGTTGGGCGCAGGAGAAATTTGGAGGTTTTAACCATAAGTTTTATGAAAAGGTGTATGAATTGATCCTAAGGTTAAAAGCTAATTATTTATGGCCAGCCATGTGGGGACGTTCTTTATATGAAGATGATCCCCTTAATCCTGTTGTGGCAGACCAATATGGAGTTGTAATTGGAACCTCCCATCATGAACCATTGATGAGAGCACATGCGGATTGGAGCAGACATGGTAAAGGTGAATGGGATTATTCTAAAAATAAAGAAAACCTTCAACAATTTTGGAGAGAAGGAATTGAGAGAATGGGCAGCAAGGAAAGTTTGGTGACCATTGGTATGAGAGGTGATGGAGATGAGCCCATGAGTGAGGAAAGCAATATAGAATTGTTGGAACAAATTGTAAATGATCAGAGGGAAATTATTGCGGAAGTAACAGGGAAACCTACTAAAAAAACGCCTCAAGTTTGGGCCCTGTACAAAGAAGTTCAAGAATATTATGATAAGGGAATGCGGGTTCCCGATGATGTTACCCTGTTACTTTGTGATGATAACTGGGGAAATGTTCGTAAACTACCCAAGTTAGGCGAAAAACAGCATAGCGGAGGTTATGGAATGTATTATCACTTTGACTATGTGGGAGGCCCTAGAAATTATAAATGGATAAATACCAACCATATTCCCCGAATTTGGGAGCAAATGAATTTAACCTATAGGCATGGAGTAGATAAAATTTGGATAGTGAATGTGGGGGATATCAAACCCATGGAATTACCAATTTCATTCTTTCTGGACTTTGCCTGGAATCCGGACAATTGGCCTGCTGAAAGACTTCATGATTATGTGGTTGATTGGGCAGCTCAACAGTTTGGTTCGGCCTTTAAAGTTGAAATTGCTGGATTATTGGATAGCTATACCAAGTTTAATGCCCGCAGGAAACCTGAATTGGTAGATGAGGAATCTTTTAGCCTTACACATTACAATGAATTTGACCGGCTTGTAAAAGAATATAAGGATTTGGCCGTAAAAGCTCAGGGAATTTATAAGAAAATCAATCCAAAGTATAAATCTGCCTACTATCAATTGGTACTGTTCCCCATCCTGGCCAGTTCAAATCTTTATGAGATGTATTATGCGGCAGCAAAAAATAAGCTTTTTGCTTTTCAGGGAAGAGCTTCAACAAATCCTGAAGCCCAAAATGTAAAAACTCATTTTGAAAAGGATGCTGGCCTGACTCATTATTATAATACCCAATTGGAAGATGGAAAATGGAATCATATGATGGATCAAGTTCATATTGGCTATACTTCGTGGAATGACCCTTCAAAGGATATTATGCCAGAAGTAAAAGAAATTAACCTACCTACAAAAGGGGCCATGGGTGTGGCCTTGGAATCCGGGGCTTTTTATCCGGATGATAAGTCTCTTAAAACAAGGACGTTTACCCCTTTTGATAAGGAAAATGGATCATTAACCCTTTATAACCAAGGTAAAAAGCCAATCGATTACAAAATATCAAAAAAACCTGAATGGCTGAAATTGTCTGCTTCTTCTGGCCAGATTGAAAAGGAAGTTAAATTGGGAATGGATATTGATTGGTCCAAAGTATCTATTGGGAATCAGGAAGGTAGGCTTATAGTTAAATCCGGCAAAGATAAAGCCGAAGTCATAATTCCTGTAAATAAGTTCACTGTACCAGATGAATTTGAAGGATTTGTAGAAGCTGGAGGCTATGTTTCCATAGAAGCAGATCATTTCACTGGTCAACAAACAGTTGCTCCGGTAAGATGGGAGGTTATCCCTGGGTTAGGAAAAACAGGATCTTCTGTAACAGGTTTCCCCGTAAGGTCTCCGGATGGTGCCTCAAAAGACCTTGCCAATTATCTTTCTTATAATACTTATTTTACCACCCCTGGAGAACATACCCTACAAATAAACCTTGCCCCTACATTAAATTTTCATAACAGCGAGGAGGGATTGCGTTTTGGTATATCTGTTGATGATCATGCGCCCGAAATTCTGTCTATGCACAAAGGAAGACATTCAGGAGAATGGAATAAATGGGTAGGAGATGCTGTCAATATTACCACCTGCAAGATTAAAATTGATGAGCCGGGTGCTCACGAGATTAAACTTTGGCTGGTGGATTCAGGTGTGGTGGTTCAAAAATTGGTGGTGGATACTGGAGGATTGGAAAAAAGTTATCTAGGACCAGCAGAAAGTACTTTTAAGGTTAAATCTCTAAAATGA
- a CDS encoding substrate-binding domain-containing protein gives MQTLKQEGIKIPDDISVVGFNKDRISRLIEPNLTTTFYPGHEMGEVAMKNLINHLGGKSKGVLNNTNTIILSSELIFRASSLRDKTNKKNY, from the coding sequence ATCCAGACGCTCAAACAGGAAGGAATTAAGATTCCGGATGATATCTCAGTCGTCGGATTTAACAAAGACAGGATATCCAGACTCATTGAGCCCAACCTAACTACGACCTTTTACCCAGGACACGAAATGGGGGAAGTGGCCATGAAAAATCTCATCAATCACCTTGGAGGTAAATCAAAGGGTGTTCTAAACAATACTAATACTATCATTTTAAGCTCTGAATTGATCTTCAGAGCTTCTTCATTGAGAGATAAAACCAACAAAAAAAATTATTAA
- a CDS encoding glycoside hydrolase family 43 protein has protein sequence MWLYTGHDFEGGQRSYKMKDWLVFSTTDLKNWTEHPVPLKITDFSWAKSGDAFAGHVIEKDGKYYWYISTNWTGIGVAVADNPAGPFKDALGKPLLTNEDCFASDHSWACIDPAIFIDNDGQPWIFWGNGECYYAKLKDNMIEIDGEIKQIDFDDFVFEEAPWVHKKNGKYYLTYASGFPEKIAYATADHIEGPWEYQGILNEIAGNSNTNHQAIVEFKGKDYFVYHNGSIQRDGSSYSRSVCIDKLEYNYDGTLKKVLMTTEGVDQLR, from the coding sequence ATGTGGCTCTATACTGGCCATGATTTTGAAGGAGGACAAAGGAGCTATAAGATGAAGGATTGGTTAGTTTTTTCAACCACTGATCTTAAAAACTGGACAGAACACCCGGTACCATTAAAAATAACAGATTTCTCCTGGGCCAAAAGTGGTGATGCTTTTGCGGGGCATGTGATTGAAAAAGATGGCAAATATTATTGGTATATCAGCACCAATTGGACGGGCATTGGAGTAGCTGTTGCTGATAACCCAGCAGGACCTTTTAAAGATGCCTTGGGAAAACCACTATTGACCAATGAGGATTGCTTTGCTTCAGATCATTCCTGGGCATGCATTGACCCTGCCATTTTCATTGATAACGATGGGCAGCCCTGGATATTCTGGGGAAATGGGGAATGTTATTACGCCAAATTGAAGGACAATATGATTGAAATTGATGGTGAGATCAAGCAGATAGATTTTGATGATTTTGTCTTTGAAGAAGCCCCATGGGTGCATAAAAAAAACGGAAAATATTACCTGACTTATGCTTCGGGATTTCCTGAAAAAATCGCCTATGCTACCGCAGACCACATTGAAGGCCCGTGGGAATACCAGGGAATATTGAATGAAATAGCAGGAAACAGCAATACCAATCACCAGGCAATAGTTGAGTTTAAGGGCAAGGATTATTTCGTCTATCACAACGGCAGCATCCAAAGGGATGGCAGCAGCTATAGCCGTTCGGTTTGCATTGACAAATTGGAATACAATTATGATGGCACCCTGAAAAAAGTATTGATGACTACTGAAGGGGTAGACCAGTTAAGGTAA
- a CDS encoding RNA polymerase sigma factor, protein MPKLNFSQSDTFVQNPELGKGKKSDGNHSFEKNLWRDFKSGSEDALMELYNLYSDKLFNYGTQITYDKELIRDVVQDVFLYLVQNKKSIKQPDSIKFYLFACFRRRLMKVLKRNKKISYSEDFERGDGFQITVEEGIKSIDTQFTLETKKMLEMASKNYRQNRGK, encoded by the coding sequence ATGCCTAAATTAAATTTCTCTCAATCAGATACTTTTGTCCAAAATCCTGAACTTGGAAAAGGAAAAAAATCAGACGGCAATCATTCCTTTGAAAAAAACTTATGGCGTGATTTTAAATCCGGAAGCGAGGATGCTCTGATGGAGTTATATAATTTGTATTCAGACAAATTATTTAATTATGGAACCCAGATTACCTATGACAAAGAATTGATTCGTGATGTGGTTCAGGATGTGTTTTTGTACCTGGTTCAAAACAAAAAATCAATAAAGCAACCTGACTCCATCAAATTTTACCTTTTTGCTTGCTTCAGAAGGAGGTTGATGAAAGTATTGAAGAGAAATAAAAAGATTTCTTATTCTGAAGATTTCGAAAGGGGCGATGGTTTCCAAATAACTGTAGAAGAAGGGATAAAATCCATTGATACCCAATTTACTCTTGAAACCAAAAAAATGCTGGAAATGGCTTCCAAAAATTACCGGCAAAACAGAGGGAAATAA
- a CDS encoding glycoside hydrolase family 43 protein: MKKNLNSLINFIALILITSCASSKKDFKGYLFAYFEGTGPGEKQEQLRFAASADAKNWKALNDNEPIIPSSEISQTGGIRDPHILRGKDGDFNIVATDMYTRKNGWETNPGIVMMKSQNLIEWEHNWIDFAQTYPEQFGNVKWVWAPQTLYDEKAGKYLVYFTIRFHHNQKLDLYGAYANSDFTGFESEPFLIFSAKYGSIDGDIIYKDGVYHLFYKGNTKDKDGHEFKNGIQQATSKSLMGPWKEDFKYLDTYANQNTGVEGSSVFKLNNKDEYILMYDLYSSQGYEFQRSTDLYNFTDTTESFNKNFYPRHGSVIGITKEEAQRLQEKWGGVPKELLK; the protein is encoded by the coding sequence ATGAAAAAGAACTTAAATAGCCTAATTAACTTTATTGCATTGATTCTAATCACCTCCTGTGCATCATCAAAAAAAGATTTTAAAGGCTATCTCTTTGCCTATTTTGAAGGTACTGGCCCAGGGGAAAAACAAGAACAGTTGCGTTTTGCAGCAAGTGCTGATGCAAAAAACTGGAAGGCACTCAATGATAACGAGCCTATTATCCCTTCTTCTGAAATTTCCCAAACGGGAGGAATCAGGGATCCCCATATTTTACGTGGAAAGGATGGTGATTTTAATATAGTTGCTACAGATATGTATACCAGGAAAAATGGCTGGGAAACTAATCCAGGTATTGTGATGATGAAATCTCAAAATTTGATTGAATGGGAACATAACTGGATAGATTTTGCCCAAACCTATCCCGAACAGTTTGGCAATGTAAAATGGGTGTGGGCTCCTCAAACTTTATATGATGAAAAAGCAGGAAAATACCTGGTCTATTTTACTATTAGATTTCACCATAATCAAAAACTCGACCTATATGGTGCGTATGCCAATAGTGATTTTACAGGTTTTGAAAGCGAACCTTTCTTGATCTTCAGTGCAAAATACGGTTCTATTGATGGAGATATAATTTATAAGGATGGAGTATATCACCTATTCTATAAAGGAAATACCAAAGATAAAGATGGCCATGAATTTAAAAATGGCATTCAACAGGCAACAAGTAAATCACTAATGGGCCCTTGGAAGGAAGATTTTAAATATCTGGACACCTATGCCAACCAAAATACTGGTGTCGAGGGTTCTTCTGTATTTAAACTGAATAACAAGGATGAGTATATCTTAATGTATGACCTTTACTCCAGTCAGGGATATGAATTTCAGCGAAGTACTGACCTTTACAATTTCACCGATACAACCGAATCCTTTAACAAAAACTTTTATCCCCGGCACGGGAGTGTGATCGGCATCACCAAGGAAGAAGCTCAAAGACTCCAGGAAAAATGGGGAGGAGTACCAAAGGAGTTGTTGAAATAA
- a CDS encoding alpha-glucuronidase family glycosyl hydrolase, which produces MKRPSFFLFVLVSFCLLYDTLYGKDGYNLWLQYAKIESPELVDAYRKNTHKITLPQNSSTTNIIKNELTKAFKGMLLTSPEFSEKNIENHNLVIGTRDNFPWLIELVDKKQLDSLGQEGFIIKSTFFKDQPITVITGNSDLALLYGTFEFLKLIQTHKSISDLNITSIPKTKIRVLNHWDNLDRSVERGYAGSSIWNWHLLPDHIDQQYLDYARANASIGINGTVLTNVNANALVLTPSYLKKAAALAEVFRPYGIKVYLTARFSAPIEIGNLKTADPLDKNVQKWWKEKAEEIYSYIPNFGGFLVKADSEGQPGPHNYGRTQADGANLLAQALKPFGGIVMWRAFVYSEDTPDDRAKQAYNEFKPLDGKFDNNVLVQVKNGPIDFQPREPVHPLFGAMPQTPLMMEFQITQEYLGQGTHLVYLSKLYEEILSTDINAKGPGSTVAKIIDGSLENHPLSGMAGVSNIGTARNWTGNHFGQANWYAFGKLAWNPYEKSEKIAKDWIEMTFSSDPQFINTSLDIMMESHEAVVNYMTPLGLHHIMDWNHHYGPGPWVTDKHRDDWTSTYYHQAGADGIGFDRTSSGSNALSQYSSTIQNQFTNLKTCPEKYLLWFHHLPWSYQMQSGKTLWEELAFRYQKGVDQTTQALQQWSTLEGKIDDERYKHILSFLKIQEKEAKWWKNACLLYFQQFSKSPLPQGVDDPKKTLEDYKKYNPQFVPGI; this is translated from the coding sequence ATGAAAAGACCTTCATTCTTTCTTTTCGTCCTTGTTTCGTTTTGCCTTTTATACGACACGCTTTATGGCAAGGATGGATACAATCTCTGGTTGCAATACGCAAAAATTGAGAGTCCAGAATTGGTCGATGCTTATCGAAAAAACACTCACAAAATCACACTTCCGCAAAATTCCTCTACCACTAATATTATTAAAAATGAATTGACCAAGGCATTTAAGGGAATGCTGCTCACTAGTCCAGAGTTTTCTGAAAAGAACATTGAAAATCACAATCTCGTTATTGGTACTCGAGACAATTTCCCTTGGCTCATAGAATTAGTTGATAAAAAACAATTAGATAGTCTTGGCCAAGAGGGATTTATCATAAAGAGCACCTTTTTCAAAGATCAACCCATTACAGTAATTACAGGAAATTCAGACCTAGCTTTGCTTTATGGAACATTTGAGTTCTTAAAATTAATTCAAACTCACAAGAGTATCTCGGACTTAAACATCACTTCTATTCCAAAAACAAAAATAAGGGTATTAAATCACTGGGACAACTTGGACCGATCGGTCGAAAGAGGGTATGCAGGCTCTTCTATCTGGAATTGGCATTTGTTACCTGACCACATTGATCAGCAATATTTAGATTATGCACGTGCTAATGCTTCTATCGGAATTAATGGCACAGTTTTGACCAATGTAAACGCCAACGCATTAGTATTAACTCCTTCTTATCTCAAAAAAGCAGCAGCATTAGCAGAAGTATTCAGACCCTACGGCATCAAAGTTTACTTAACCGCAAGATTCAGTGCCCCAATAGAAATTGGCAATCTTAAAACAGCTGACCCTCTAGACAAAAATGTCCAAAAATGGTGGAAGGAAAAAGCAGAAGAAATTTATTCCTACATACCAAATTTTGGGGGTTTTTTGGTTAAAGCAGACTCAGAGGGGCAACCCGGTCCCCATAACTATGGCCGGACACAAGCCGATGGAGCCAATTTATTGGCCCAAGCTTTAAAACCCTTTGGAGGAATTGTTATGTGGAGAGCATTTGTTTACAGTGAAGACACACCTGATGACCGGGCAAAACAAGCTTATAACGAATTTAAACCTTTGGATGGAAAATTTGATAATAACGTATTGGTTCAGGTGAAAAACGGCCCCATTGACTTTCAACCCCGGGAACCTGTCCATCCCCTTTTTGGAGCAATGCCTCAAACACCTCTAATGATGGAATTTCAGATCACTCAGGAATACCTTGGACAAGGCACTCATTTGGTTTATTTGTCCAAACTTTACGAAGAAATATTAAGTACAGATATTAATGCTAAAGGTCCAGGCTCCACTGTTGCAAAAATCATAGATGGAAGTTTAGAAAACCACCCTTTAAGCGGCATGGCAGGAGTTTCCAATATCGGCACTGCAAGAAACTGGACCGGCAATCATTTTGGCCAGGCCAATTGGTATGCATTTGGAAAACTGGCTTGGAACCCATATGAAAAATCAGAAAAAATTGCGAAAGATTGGATTGAAATGACTTTTAGTAGTGATCCCCAATTCATAAACACTTCCCTGGACATTATGATGGAGTCTCATGAGGCTGTAGTCAACTATATGACCCCACTTGGTCTTCACCATATTATGGACTGGAATCACCACTATGGCCCTGGCCCTTGGGTTACGGACAAACACAGAGATGACTGGACTTCTACCTATTACCATCAAGCAGGGGCTGACGGGATAGGGTTTGATAGAACATCCTCTGGAAGCAATGCCCTCAGTCAATATTCCTCTACCATCCAAAACCAATTCACCAACCTTAAAACCTGTCCAGAAAAATACCTGCTTTGGTTCCACCACTTACCCTGGTCCTATCAAATGCAATCTGGAAAAACACTTTGGGAAGAATTGGCATTTCGTTACCAGAAAGGAGTTGATCAAACTACTCAAGCATTACAACAATGGAGCACTTTAGAAGGCAAAATAGATGATGAGCGATATAAACACATCCTTTCTTTTCTTAAAATTCAGGAAAAAGAAGCCAAATGGTGGAAAAATGCTTGTTTACTTTATTTCCAACAATTTTCAAAATCTCCTTTACCGCAAGGTGTTGACGATCCCAAAAAGACTCTGGAGGATTACAAAAAATATAATCCTCAATTTGTGCCGGGAATTTAA